The proteins below come from a single Peromyscus maniculatus bairdii isolate BWxNUB_F1_BW_parent chromosome 13, HU_Pman_BW_mat_3.1, whole genome shotgun sequence genomic window:
- the LOC102906996 gene encoding gamma-crystallin E isoform X1 produces the protein MGKITFYEDRGFQGRHYECSSDHSNLQPYFSRCNSVRVDSGCWMLYEQPNFGGCQYFLRRGDYPDYQQWMGFSDSIRSCRLIPHSSSHRIRIYEREDYRGQMVEITDDCSHLQDRFHFSDFHSFHVLEGYWVLYEMPNYRGRQYLLRPGEYRRYHDWGAMNARVGSLRRIMDFY, from the exons TGAGGACCGCGGCTTCCAGGGCCGCCACTATGAGTGCAGCAGCGACCACTCCAACCTGCAGCCTTACTTCAGCCGCTGCAACTCTGTGCGCGTGGACAGTGGCTGCTGGATGCTCTATGAGCAGCCCAACTTCGGAGGCTGCCAGTACTTCCTGAGGCGTGGGGACTACCCTGACTACCAGCAGTGGATGGGGTTCAGCGACTCCATCCGCTCCTGCCGCCTCATCCCCCAC TCCAGCTCTCACAGGATCAGGATCTACGAGCGAGAGGACTACAGAGGCCAGATGGTGGAGATCACCGACGACTGCTCCCACCTCCAGGACCGCTTCCACTTCAGTGACTTCCACTCCTTCCACGTGCTGGAAGGCTACTGGGTCCTCTATGAGATGCCCAACTACCGGGGGCGGCAGTACCTGCTGAGGCCCGGGGAATACAGGCGCTACCACGACTGGGGTGCCATGAACGCCAGGGTGGGCTCCCTGAGGAGAATCATGGATttctattga
- the LOC102906996 gene encoding gamma-crystallin E isoform X2 — translation MGKITFYEDRGFQGRHYECSSDHSNLQPYFSRCNSVRVDSGCWMLYEQPNFGGCQYFLRRGDYPDYQQWMGFSDSIRSCRLIPHHLGSHRIRIYEREDYRGQMVEITDDCSHLQDRFHFSDFHSFHVLEGYWVLYEMPNYRGRQYLLRPGEYRRYHDWGAMNARVGSLRRIMDFY, via the exons TGAGGACCGCGGCTTCCAGGGCCGCCACTATGAGTGCAGCAGCGACCACTCCAACCTGCAGCCTTACTTCAGCCGCTGCAACTCTGTGCGCGTGGACAGTGGCTGCTGGATGCTCTATGAGCAGCCCAACTTCGGAGGCTGCCAGTACTTCCTGAGGCGTGGGGACTACCCTGACTACCAGCAGTGGATGGGGTTCAGCGACTCCATCCGCTCCTGCCGCCTCATCCCCCAC CACCTGGG CTCTCACAGGATCAGGATCTACGAGCGAGAGGACTACAGAGGCCAGATGGTGGAGATCACCGACGACTGCTCCCACCTCCAGGACCGCTTCCACTTCAGTGACTTCCACTCCTTCCACGTGCTGGAAGGCTACTGGGTCCTCTATGAGATGCCCAACTACCGGGGGCGGCAGTACCTGCTGAGGCCCGGGGAATACAGGCGCTACCACGACTGGGGTGCCATGAACGCCAGGGTGGGCTCCCTGAGGAGAATCATGGATttctattga
- the LOC102906996 gene encoding gamma-crystallin E isoform X3, giving the protein MGKITFYEDRGFQGRHYECSSDHSNLQPYFSRCNSVRVDSGCWMLYEQPNFGGCQYFLRRGDYPDYQQWMGFSDSIRSCRLIPHDQDLRARGLQRPDGGDHRRLLPPPGPLPLQ; this is encoded by the exons TGAGGACCGCGGCTTCCAGGGCCGCCACTATGAGTGCAGCAGCGACCACTCCAACCTGCAGCCTTACTTCAGCCGCTGCAACTCTGTGCGCGTGGACAGTGGCTGCTGGATGCTCTATGAGCAGCCCAACTTCGGAGGCTGCCAGTACTTCCTGAGGCGTGGGGACTACCCTGACTACCAGCAGTGGATGGGGTTCAGCGACTCCATCCGCTCCTGCCGCCTCATCCCCCAC GATCAGGATCTACGAGCGAGAGGACTACAGAGGCCAGATGGTGGAGATCACCGACGACTGCTCCCACCTCCAGGACCGCTTCCACTTCAGTGA